The following proteins come from a genomic window of Streptomyces sp. GS7:
- a CDS encoding oxidoreductase, giving the protein MTGARDGDAPADLRLTSAEWSMWQAFRNGSTCDLHTREASRDDPHGQHLWGPERRVRARILALLLLDGPPAQPGRVSALKLTGAYITDTLDLAGGTIKPFVELRDCRFEAEVLLPESRFTTLRMANCAIPRLEAARLHTEGDLHLPRCVVQSGIRLTDAHIGTDLMLNQAVVHKDRQGRSITADGMTVGQDLQAEMLESHGELSLRGATVGVSLSLRGSHLSNPFGRRALNAPQLTVERTLYLTAAGLANSPFSSGATPPYGITHTPARGTRMQRFECEGGVRLDDGRFGDAVDLEHARFVMESDQELSLRRIHTPELRFLGERPQRGRVILSGARVVNLVDKSASWPGLGGLMMAGFSYETLIPRGHFPLAQRLQWVAAATPEYAPEPYEMLAASLRAMGEDADAREVQLAKQRRRRETLPLAAKAWGFLQDWTVAYGYRPGRAALWMAVLWAIGTAYFSAYPPPLLKHDEAPHWNPYLYSLDLLLPLVDLHQGELWAPAGLAQWVAAVMILAGWVLATTMATGASRLLQRQ; this is encoded by the coding sequence GTGACCGGAGCCAGGGACGGCGACGCGCCCGCCGACCTGCGACTGACCTCGGCGGAATGGAGCATGTGGCAGGCGTTCCGCAACGGCAGTACCTGCGATCTGCACACCCGCGAGGCGTCCCGCGACGATCCGCACGGGCAGCATCTGTGGGGCCCGGAGCGCCGGGTACGGGCCCGGATACTGGCGCTGCTGCTGCTCGACGGGCCGCCGGCGCAGCCCGGCCGGGTCTCCGCACTCAAGCTGACCGGTGCGTACATAACGGACACTCTCGACCTTGCGGGCGGCACGATCAAGCCATTCGTGGAGCTGCGGGACTGCCGCTTCGAGGCGGAGGTGCTGCTGCCGGAGAGCCGGTTCACCACGCTGCGGATGGCGAACTGCGCGATACCCCGGCTGGAGGCGGCCCGGCTGCACACCGAGGGCGATCTGCACCTGCCGCGCTGCGTGGTGCAGTCCGGCATCAGGCTGACGGACGCGCACATCGGCACCGACCTGATGCTCAACCAGGCCGTGGTGCACAAGGACCGGCAGGGCCGCTCGATCACGGCGGACGGGATGACCGTCGGCCAGGACCTCCAGGCCGAGATGCTGGAGTCGCACGGCGAGCTGTCGCTGCGCGGCGCCACCGTGGGGGTGTCGCTGAGCCTGCGCGGCAGCCACCTGAGCAATCCGTTCGGCCGCCGGGCGCTGAACGCCCCCCAGCTGACCGTCGAGCGCACCCTGTACCTGACCGCCGCCGGCCTGGCCAACTCCCCGTTCTCCAGCGGCGCCACACCCCCGTACGGCATCACCCACACCCCCGCGCGCGGCACGCGGATGCAGCGCTTCGAGTGCGAGGGCGGGGTGCGGCTGGACGACGGGCGGTTCGGGGACGCGGTGGACCTGGAGCACGCCCGGTTCGTGATGGAGTCCGACCAGGAGCTGTCGCTGCGCCGCATCCACACCCCGGAGTTGCGGTTCCTGGGCGAGCGCCCGCAGCGCGGCCGGGTGATCCTCTCCGGCGCCCGGGTCGTCAACCTCGTCGACAAGTCGGCGAGCTGGCCGGGGCTGGGCGGGCTGATGATGGCCGGCTTCTCCTACGAGACGCTGATCCCGCGCGGCCACTTCCCGCTCGCGCAGCGGCTCCAGTGGGTGGCCGCGGCGACCCCCGAGTACGCGCCCGAGCCGTACGAGATGCTGGCCGCCTCGCTGCGCGCGATGGGCGAGGACGCGGACGCCCGGGAGGTGCAGCTGGCCAAGCAACGGCGGCGCCGCGAGACGCTGCCGCTGGCGGCGAAGGCGTGGGGGTTCCTCCAGGACTGGACGGTGGCCTACGGCTACCGGCCGGGGCGGGCCGCGCTGTGGATGGCGGTCCTGTGGGCGATCGGCACCGCGTACTTCTCCGCCTATCCTCCACCGCTCCTCAAGCACGACGAGGCGCCGCACTGGAACCCGTACCTCTACTCGCTGGATCTGCTGCTGCCGCTGGTCGATCTCCATCAGGGCGAACTCTGGGCGCCGGCCGGCCTCGCCCAGTGGGTGGCGGCGGTGATGATCCTGGCAGGGTGGGTGCTGGCGACGACCATGGCGACCGGTGCGTCCCGGCTGCTGCAACGGCAATAG
- the hisD gene encoding histidinol dehydrogenase, with amino-acid sequence MISRIDLRGDALPEGGALRDLLPRAEFDVEAALEKVRPICEDVRHRGTAALIEYARRFDGVEIERVKVPAEALRDALAALDPAVRAALEESIRRARIVHREQRRSDVTTRVVPGGTVTERWVPVERVGLYVPGGRSVYPSSVVMNVVPAQEAGVESLAVASPPQAEFGGLPHPTILAACALLGVDEVYAAGGAQAIAMFAYGTDECAPANLVTGPGNIYVAAAKRLLKGRIGIDSEAGPTEIAILADDTADPVHLAADLISQAEHDPMAAAVLVTDSAELAERTEKELRPQIAATKHTEDRIVPALSGRQSAIVLVDGLDAGLKVVDAYGAEHLEIQTADAAAVAARVRNAGAIFVGPHSPVSLGDYCAGSNHVLPTGGCACHSSGLSVQSFLRGIHVVDYSREALAEVAHHVVTLAEAEDLPAHGAAVKARFGWTVPQSK; translated from the coding sequence GTGATCTCCCGAATCGACCTGCGCGGTGACGCCCTCCCCGAGGGCGGCGCCCTGCGCGACCTGCTGCCCCGTGCCGAGTTCGACGTGGAAGCCGCCCTGGAGAAAGTGCGGCCCATCTGCGAGGACGTACGCCATCGCGGCACCGCGGCGCTGATCGAGTACGCGCGGCGGTTCGACGGGGTCGAGATCGAGCGGGTGAAGGTCCCGGCCGAGGCGCTGCGCGACGCCCTCGCCGCGCTGGACCCGGCCGTGCGGGCCGCCCTGGAGGAGTCGATCCGGCGCGCCCGGATCGTCCACCGCGAGCAGCGCCGCAGCGACGTCACGACGCGGGTCGTCCCCGGCGGCACGGTCACCGAGCGCTGGGTCCCGGTCGAGCGGGTCGGGCTGTACGTGCCCGGCGGCCGGTCGGTGTACCCCTCCTCCGTCGTCATGAACGTGGTCCCGGCGCAGGAGGCCGGCGTCGAGTCGCTGGCCGTGGCCTCCCCGCCGCAGGCGGAGTTCGGCGGCCTGCCGCACCCGACGATCCTGGCCGCCTGCGCCCTCCTCGGCGTGGACGAGGTCTACGCCGCCGGCGGCGCCCAGGCCATCGCGATGTTCGCGTACGGCACCGACGAGTGCGCCCCGGCCAACCTCGTCACCGGCCCCGGCAACATCTACGTCGCCGCCGCCAAGCGCCTCCTCAAGGGCCGGATCGGCATCGACTCCGAGGCCGGGCCCACCGAGATCGCCATCCTCGCCGACGACACCGCCGACCCGGTGCACCTCGCCGCCGACCTGATCAGCCAGGCCGAGCACGACCCGATGGCCGCCGCCGTGCTGGTCACCGACTCGGCGGAGCTGGCCGAGCGCACCGAGAAGGAGCTGCGGCCGCAGATCGCGGCCACCAAGCACACCGAGGACCGGATCGTGCCGGCACTCTCCGGCCGGCAGTCCGCGATCGTCCTCGTCGACGGCCTGGACGCCGGCCTGAAGGTCGTGGACGCGTACGGCGCCGAGCACCTGGAGATCCAGACCGCCGACGCCGCCGCGGTCGCCGCCCGGGTCCGCAACGCCGGCGCGATCTTCGTCGGCCCGCACTCCCCGGTGTCGCTCGGCGACTACTGCGCCGGCTCCAACCACGTCCTGCCCACCGGCGGCTGCGCCTGCCACTCCTCCGGGCTGTCGGTGCAGTCGTTCCTGCGCGGCATCCACGTCGTGGACTACTCGCGCGAGGCGCTGGCCGAGGTCGCCCACCATGTGGTGACCCTCGCCGAGGCCGAGGACCTCCCGGCCCACGGCGCGGCGGTGAAGGCAAGGTTCGGCTGGACGGTCCCCCAGAGC